A section of the bacterium genome encodes:
- a CDS encoding glutamine amidotransferase, whose translation MFDFFFKYSPIVYEQGRWLLRWQPALLVLLLLAAVLLAMSWLAYRRTTAPLLRRWRIGLIVLRLAALALLTFCLLEPALSVTTVISQKSSVLLLLDNSQSMAIPDGSGGRRRVDEMASWLGDEAQANSILARLQQNFRVEVRQFSSAVVPLQDAKQLQAEGTSTNLAQALEYAGRQAQLGTLSGVVLVSDGAASAGADPLQAARALLAAKVPLFTVGVGTKISKDVQIAKVDAARSVLENATVEVNALIQARGYAGRQVELELREGNAVIKRQPLVLQERSTRATLQFSPAQPGFARYRVSLPKLPGELVAANNQRSFLIDSRNRLARVLYVEELHPWEYKFIARAVEGDPSLQLTSLLKTGTDKFLRLGLRHGSELAGGFPKSRSELFGYHAVVLGSMPASFFSAEQLQLLAAFVAERGGGFMMLGGRHSFGQGEYQRTPVAELLPVELPPFSAADGRAVAPQLQEEFRFTPTAEYLTMPLLQLDADPVKNAQIWEKLPLLQGYNPLGAAKPGATVLAVHPLHRAESPRLLLAAQRFGRGRTAVLATSSTWRWQMRLDHRDQTHERFWRQLLHWLSLQSPDPVTVELDRESYSPGEDLTLHIEVRDSAYVPVEEASVAVKITAPGGQVVTLNAGAELAAGGAKYAARYQATPEGLYTVEILAYHRAGQFLGKAETAFFVEPSQAELANADLQAALLQRLAEITGGRYFPLDQSQDLPDAITVARSSFAKLTEHDIWDAPIFFLLIVALLASEWFIRRARGLS comes from the coding sequence ATGTTCGATTTCTTCTTCAAATACAGTCCGATCGTCTATGAACAGGGGCGCTGGCTGCTGCGGTGGCAACCAGCGCTGTTGGTGCTGCTGCTGTTGGCCGCGGTGTTGCTGGCCATGTCGTGGCTGGCTTACCGTCGCACCACGGCACCGCTGCTGCGGCGCTGGCGGATCGGGCTGATCGTATTGCGCCTGGCGGCGCTCGCGCTGCTGACGTTTTGCCTGCTGGAGCCGGCGCTTTCCGTTACCACGGTGATTTCGCAGAAGAGCAGCGTCTTGCTGCTGCTCGACAATTCGCAAAGCATGGCGATTCCAGACGGCAGCGGCGGCCGGCGGCGCGTTGATGAAATGGCTTCCTGGCTGGGCGATGAAGCACAGGCGAACAGCATTCTCGCGCGCCTGCAGCAGAATTTTCGCGTGGAGGTGCGGCAGTTCAGCAGCGCGGTTGTGCCGCTGCAAGACGCAAAACAACTGCAGGCCGAGGGCACGAGCACCAACCTGGCGCAAGCGCTGGAATATGCCGGCCGCCAGGCGCAACTGGGCACGCTCTCGGGCGTGGTGTTGGTCAGTGACGGCGCGGCCTCGGCGGGCGCGGATCCTCTGCAAGCGGCGCGCGCTCTGCTAGCGGCGAAGGTGCCGCTTTTCACCGTCGGGGTGGGCACCAAAATCAGCAAAGACGTTCAAATCGCCAAGGTCGATGCGGCGCGCTCGGTGCTGGAAAACGCCACGGTGGAAGTCAACGCGCTGATTCAAGCGCGCGGTTATGCCGGCCGGCAAGTGGAGTTGGAGCTGCGCGAAGGCAACGCCGTCATCAAGCGCCAGCCGCTGGTGCTGCAAGAGCGCAGCACGCGCGCCACCCTGCAATTCTCACCGGCGCAGCCGGGATTTGCGCGTTACCGCGTGAGCCTGCCCAAGCTGCCCGGCGAACTGGTGGCGGCCAACAACCAGAGGAGTTTTCTGATCGACAGCCGCAACCGCCTTGCCCGCGTGCTGTATGTCGAAGAGTTGCATCCGTGGGAATACAAGTTCATCGCCCGCGCCGTGGAAGGCGATCCCTCGCTGCAATTGACCTCGCTGCTCAAAACCGGCACGGACAAATTTCTGCGGCTGGGGCTGCGGCACGGCAGCGAGCTGGCCGGCGGCTTTCCCAAGAGTCGCAGCGAACTATTTGGCTATCACGCCGTCGTGCTGGGCAGCATGCCGGCCTCCTTCTTTTCTGCCGAACAACTGCAACTGCTGGCCGCTTTCGTTGCCGAGCGCGGCGGCGGTTTCATGATGCTCGGCGGCCGGCATTCCTTCGGCCAGGGCGAGTATCAACGCACGCCGGTTGCGGAGTTGTTGCCGGTCGAGTTGCCTCCTTTTTCTGCCGCCGACGGCCGCGCCGTTGCCCCGCAATTGCAGGAGGAATTCCGCTTCACGCCCACGGCAGAATATCTCACCATGCCGCTCTTGCAATTGGACGCGGATCCGGTGAAGAACGCACAGATTTGGGAAAAGCTGCCGCTGTTGCAGGGCTACAATCCTCTCGGCGCGGCCAAGCCGGGCGCCACTGTGCTGGCGGTGCATCCGCTGCACCGCGCCGAATCGCCGCGCCTCTTGCTCGCGGCACAGCGCTTTGGCCGCGGCCGCACAGCCGTGCTCGCCACCAGCAGCACCTGGCGCTGGCAAATGCGCCTGGATCATCGCGATCAAACGCACGAACGCTTCTGGCGCCAGCTTCTGCACTGGCTCAGCCTGCAGTCGCCCGATCCGGTTACCGTTGAGTTGGATCGCGAAAGCTATTCGCCGGGGGAAGATTTGACCCTGCACATCGAGGTGAGAGACAGCGCGTATGTGCCGGTTGAAGAAGCCAGCGTTGCCGTGAAGATCACCGCTCCCGGCGGCCAGGTGGTGACCTTGAACGCGGGCGCTGAGCTTGCGGCCGGCGGCGCGAAGTATGCGGCGCGCTACCAAGCGACGCCGGAGGGCTTGTACACGGTTGAAATTCTCGCCTACCACCGGGCGGGACAATTTCTCGGCAAGGCCGAGACTGCGTTTTTTGTCGAACCTTCGCAAGCGGAATTGGCCAACGCGGATTTGCAGGCGGCGTTGCTGCAGCGCCTGGCGGAAATCACCGGCGGCCGCTATTTTCCTCTCGACCAGTCGCAAGACTTGCCTGATGCCATCACCGTGGCGCGCAGTTCATTTGCGAAATTGACGGAGCACGACATTTGGGATGCACCCATCTTCTTTCTGTTGATCGTGGCTTTGCTCGCCAGCGAGTGGTTCATTCGCCGCGCACGGGGATTGTCATGA
- a CDS encoding glycosidase, whose protein sequence is MNPKSSCRLYRAGSAVFLCLLAAFGDAAAQQVRLPFLNLQPYEGNPILRPRGTTWEAAAACNPAAVVKDTTVYLFFQAKDRSGAGRWNGTSRIGLATSVDGLHFVREPEPVITPTYDFESPGGCADPAVAEIDGVYYLTYNAFDGVHRRVALASARDLRQWIKHGLLFPEEGETSHGAIVPQKSNGRYLMYFSDGKNLRLAYSENLLVWHAEAEPVMLPRDGKFDDYAVAPAFSPLVSGSELVLFYNGLDQARRSHPGQAVFALQHPGQVLQRSERPYLSLAARPEDEPVIMLSGLVRFKEEYFLYYGMNEETAGVAVSPELAAAIRAQK, encoded by the coding sequence ATGAATCCAAAATCTAGTTGTCGCCTCTACCGCGCGGGCAGCGCGGTTTTTTTGTGCCTGCTCGCGGCATTCGGCGATGCGGCTGCTCAGCAAGTCCGCCTGCCGTTTCTCAATCTGCAACCTTATGAAGGCAATCCGATTCTGCGGCCGCGCGGCACGACCTGGGAAGCGGCGGCTGCTTGCAATCCCGCTGCAGTGGTGAAGGACACCACGGTTTATCTCTTCTTTCAAGCCAAAGACCGCAGCGGCGCCGGCCGCTGGAACGGCACCTCGCGCATCGGCCTGGCCACCAGCGTGGATGGACTGCATTTCGTGCGCGAGCCTGAGCCTGTCATCACGCCGACCTACGACTTTGAATCACCGGGCGGCTGCGCTGATCCGGCCGTGGCCGAGATTGACGGCGTTTATTATCTCACCTACAACGCCTTTGACGGCGTCCACCGCAGGGTGGCGCTGGCCTCTGCGCGCGACCTGCGGCAATGGATCAAACACGGTCTGCTCTTTCCGGAGGAAGGCGAGACCAGTCACGGCGCGATCGTGCCGCAAAAGAGCAATGGCCGCTACCTCATGTATTTCAGTGATGGAAAAAATCTACGCCTCGCCTATTCGGAGAATCTGTTGGTGTGGCACGCGGAGGCGGAGCCGGTGATGTTACCGCGAGACGGCAAGTTCGACGACTATGCCGTTGCGCCGGCTTTCTCACCGCTGGTCAGTGGTTCCGAGCTGGTGCTGTTCTACAACGGCCTGGACCAAGCGCGGCGATCGCATCCGGGGCAGGCGGTGTTTGCGCTGCAGCATCCCGGGCAAGTTTTGCAGCGCAGCGAGCGGCCCTATTTGAGCCTTGCGGCGCGGCCGGAGGATGAGCCGGTGATCATGCTTTCCGGGCTGGTGCGGTTCAAAGAGGAATATTTTCTCTACTACGGAATGAATGAAGAAACGGCGGGGGTGGCGGTGAGCCCAGAGCTGGCAGCCGCGATTCGCGCGCAGAAATAG
- a CDS encoding EsaB/YukD family protein — MADTINLTFINVSDDSEMDVEVSSDMTREELVENLIQVEFIPPLSSENEEYGLTIKGKGELGEGQTLADLAVQAGDRVRIAVVQRGGAAHAENRF; from the coding sequence ATGGCCGATACCATCAATCTCACCTTCATCAATGTGAGCGACGACTCGGAGATGGATGTTGAAGTCTCCTCCGACATGACGCGGGAGGAGCTGGTTGAAAACCTGATTCAGGTCGAATTCATTCCGCCACTTTCCAGTGAGAACGAAGAATACGGCTTGACCATCAAAGGCAAGGGCGAGCTGGGCGAGGGGCAGACCCTGGCCGATTTGGCAGTTCAGGCCGGCGACCGGGTTCGCATCGCCGTGGTGCAACGCGGCGGCGCGGCGCACGCCGAAAACCGATTTTGA
- a CDS encoding DUF4175 domain-containing protein, with product MNYKYRKLEDSLAAGLAAWRRSRGQRGAGLALLGLLALAGLALLVRPLYHQATIWWWLVMGLSTLAWLALLLQYLILPLRRRPTLMQVARRLEEMNPDWEDRLTTAVEFGARAGDRENPLWDRLVEDAAAQAARVNLSAQLQLRFAVWWRALALAAAALVTLLFLRFADLYQSQGLHYFDGSGTAGRELEALQVEPGDARVPAGETVEVIAATPEHDAAGATIYLEQGREQWQPFAMNATTRLGTFNYQLYDVLDTLRYYVRVGEEISPIFTIIALAAPEVKTLRVTYIYPREIARPPKTEESSGDVYAPAGTEVQIEVTATQALARAEWKMSDGSFTEMTLRSDTLATAGFTVAQDDSYLLRLTNRDGLSNKPVEYFIHVTPDEPPHITLTRPGRDLRPTMLEEVTLEASVREDFGLQQLTLIYTHNNQPSVRVDLLPQAARSQKPEATAVEYTAATVLYLEDLEVRPGDFISYYYEARDARQMATSDLYFFEIRPFEEEFYRALSQGGGSAQPGSGLAISQKEIITATWKLLQRRPAITAEEYNRGSAALAETQAGLQESIEQMATNAATRGRFTGESGAGKMTVYFSQAAEAMQRAVPLLQAGNLSEALTPEREAYRFLLQAEVELRRREIMQGAGTSSSFTQLQSREELAQLFKDELDKIQSKYETQQQQQQQELQSGLTEAQQKVRELAQRQERLVELNRQLSRESALPQERRRQLERLRREQEQINRELQNLSRQMRQLSNAGAAGERQETRLLESMEQATQDLQRSLDNLRREDPAHAAADGDRAVESLRRLQDRLQRQHSGSLREQVKTLRDEFQQLAEQQGRLSAALEQQRPPSAPAPPQWQREQESLRGQSEQALEELRHLQESAADRPQPAGLARDLRNLMNELEQRRVPERMAQAGQALAQNDLERALAEQNEARQALQRAEKALQRSLTQLASNPEEQLDLALQETQRVRRGLEQQMTESRPPAEAALPPGQNPGSTASGERLLPQEVERWQQQLWSGARHLEEIGQFLRGDTALVDDYSRLMQNYRGVLRSFQGGDPQRLEEVERRLMEPMRRFEAELAGRLAALQLRERLLTIRDERVPPQYRKMVEEYFRKLAKGGN from the coding sequence ATGAACTACAAATATCGCAAACTCGAAGACAGTTTGGCCGCTGGCTTGGCGGCGTGGCGTCGCAGCCGTGGGCAGCGCGGTGCCGGCCTGGCCTTGCTGGGATTGCTCGCGTTGGCGGGGCTGGCGCTGCTGGTGCGGCCGCTCTATCACCAGGCCACGATTTGGTGGTGGTTGGTGATGGGACTGAGCACGCTGGCCTGGCTGGCTTTGCTGTTGCAGTATTTGATCCTGCCGCTGCGCCGGCGTCCCACCCTCATGCAGGTGGCACGCCGGCTCGAAGAGATGAATCCGGATTGGGAAGATCGTCTGACCACCGCGGTCGAGTTCGGGGCACGTGCCGGCGATCGCGAAAATCCATTGTGGGATCGGCTGGTGGAAGATGCCGCGGCGCAAGCGGCCAGGGTGAATCTCTCCGCACAATTGCAGCTTCGCTTCGCCGTCTGGTGGCGGGCGTTGGCGCTGGCCGCGGCCGCGCTGGTGACCTTGTTGTTCCTGCGTTTTGCCGATCTCTACCAGTCGCAGGGCTTGCATTATTTTGACGGCAGCGGCACGGCGGGCCGGGAATTGGAGGCATTGCAGGTGGAACCGGGTGATGCCCGTGTGCCGGCCGGTGAAACCGTGGAAGTGATCGCTGCAACGCCGGAACATGACGCTGCCGGTGCCACGATCTATCTCGAACAAGGCCGCGAGCAGTGGCAGCCCTTTGCCATGAATGCAACTACTCGTCTCGGCACGTTCAATTATCAGCTCTACGACGTGCTCGACACGCTGCGCTACTACGTGCGCGTGGGCGAGGAAATCTCACCGATCTTCACCATCATTGCCCTGGCCGCGCCGGAGGTCAAGACGCTGCGCGTGACCTACATCTATCCCCGCGAGATCGCGCGGCCGCCGAAGACTGAAGAAAGCAGCGGCGATGTCTACGCACCAGCCGGCACCGAAGTGCAGATTGAAGTCACCGCCACGCAGGCACTGGCAAGAGCGGAATGGAAGATGAGCGACGGCAGTTTTACGGAGATGACGCTGCGCAGTGACACGCTGGCAACCGCCGGCTTCACCGTGGCGCAAGACGATTCCTACCTGCTGCGCTTGACCAACCGCGACGGCTTGAGCAACAAGCCGGTGGAGTATTTCATTCACGTTACTCCCGATGAGCCGCCGCACATTACGCTCACACGGCCGGGCCGCGATCTGCGGCCGACGATGCTCGAAGAAGTGACGCTGGAGGCGTCGGTGCGCGAAGACTTTGGCTTGCAGCAATTGACGCTGATCTACACGCATAACAATCAGCCCAGCGTGCGCGTGGATTTGCTGCCGCAGGCCGCGCGCTCCCAGAAGCCGGAAGCAACCGCGGTGGAATACACCGCTGCCACCGTGCTCTATTTGGAAGATCTCGAGGTGCGGCCGGGCGATTTCATTTCCTACTACTACGAAGCCCGCGATGCCAGGCAAATGGCCACCAGCGATCTCTACTTTTTCGAGATCCGGCCTTTTGAGGAGGAATTCTACCGCGCCTTGAGCCAGGGCGGGGGCAGCGCCCAGCCCGGCAGCGGCCTGGCGATTTCGCAAAAGGAAATCATCACCGCCACCTGGAAATTGCTGCAGCGCCGGCCGGCGATCACCGCCGAGGAGTACAACCGCGGCAGCGCCGCGCTCGCCGAAACGCAAGCCGGGCTGCAGGAGTCCATCGAACAGATGGCGACCAATGCCGCCACGCGCGGCCGGTTCACCGGCGAAAGCGGCGCCGGCAAAATGACCGTCTATTTTTCCCAGGCCGCGGAAGCCATGCAGCGGGCGGTGCCGCTCCTGCAAGCCGGCAACTTGAGTGAAGCCCTCACGCCGGAGCGGGAAGCCTACCGCTTCTTGTTGCAGGCGGAAGTAGAGCTGCGGCGCCGTGAGATCATGCAAGGCGCAGGCACCAGCTCCAGCTTCACGCAATTGCAGAGCCGCGAAGAGCTGGCGCAACTTTTCAAAGATGAACTCGACAAGATTCAATCGAAATATGAGACGCAGCAGCAGCAGCAACAGCAGGAACTGCAGAGCGGCCTGACCGAGGCGCAGCAGAAAGTGCGGGAACTCGCGCAGCGCCAGGAGCGGCTGGTCGAGCTGAATCGCCAGCTCAGCCGCGAATCGGCGCTGCCGCAGGAACGCCGGCGCCAGCTCGAGCGGCTGCGCCGCGAGCAGGAACAAATCAACCGTGAGTTGCAGAACTTGAGCCGGCAAATGCGCCAACTCAGCAACGCCGGTGCGGCGGGCGAACGCCAGGAGACGCGGCTGCTCGAAAGCATGGAACAAGCCACTCAGGATTTGCAGCGATCGCTGGACAATCTCCGCCGCGAAGATCCCGCGCATGCCGCGGCGGATGGTGATCGCGCGGTGGAAAGCTTGCGCCGCTTGCAAGACCGGCTGCAGCGCCAGCACTCCGGTTCCTTGCGCGAGCAGGTGAAAACGCTGCGCGACGAGTTCCAGCAGCTTGCCGAGCAGCAGGGCCGGCTGAGCGCGGCGCTCGAACAACAGCGGCCGCCGTCTGCTCCGGCGCCGCCGCAATGGCAGCGGGAGCAAGAGTCCCTGCGCGGGCAAAGCGAACAGGCGCTGGAGGAATTGCGCCACTTGCAGGAAAGCGCGGCCGATCGGCCGCAGCCCGCGGGTCTGGCGCGTGATCTGCGCAATTTGATGAATGAATTGGAGCAGCGCCGCGTGCCCGAACGCATGGCGCAGGCGGGACAGGCGCTGGCGCAAAACGATCTCGAGCGCGCGCTGGCGGAGCAGAACGAAGCGCGGCAGGCGCTGCAACGCGCCGAGAAAGCCCTGCAGCGCAGCTTGACGCAGCTCGCCAGCAATCCCGAAGAACAACTCGATCTGGCGTTGCAGGAAACGCAACGCGTGCGCCGTGGTCTGGAACAGCAGATGACGGAAAGCCGGCCGCCGGCCGAAGCCGCGCTGCCGCCGGGGCAGAATCCCGGCAGCACCGCGTCCGGCGAACGGCTGCTGCCCCAGGAGGTGGAACGCTGGCAGCAGCAACTGTGGAGCGGCGCACGGCACTTGGAGGAGATTGGGCAGTTTCTGCGCGGCGATACGGCGCTGGTTGATGATTACAGCCGTCTCATGCAGAACTATCGCGGCGTGTTGCGTTCGTTTCAGGGCGGCGATCCGCAACGCTTGGAAGAGGTCGAGCGCCGGCTGATGGAACCGATGCGCCGCTTCGAAGCGGAACTGGCCGGCCGGCTCGCAGCTCTGCAATTGCGCGAGCGCTTGCTCACCATTCGCGATGAACGCGTGCCGCCGCAATACCGCAAGATGGTGGAGGAGTATTTCCGCAAGTTGGCCAAAGGCGGGAATTGA
- a CDS encoding ThiF family adenylyltransferase encodes MAFHVRTSGRPAETATDRQERISWWSQEKLRQARVMIVGAGALGNEVIKNLALVGVGYMVVVDFDDIEISNLSRTALFRQEDLGKRKALVAAQRGRELNVEPSAAVEALDADLVWEVGLGLYRRVDLVLGCLDNLEARLAMNRACLLTGRPLIDGGIRELAGSVYVFQPPFRSCFSCATTKRERAAARSRYDSCFQTLRRGYAQGRLATVQMTSALIAALQCELALKWLHQRLPLNGVRLQYDGSGNSPYFDTTAVSRRPQCECEALAPLPDSATIAGSSTTTTLRALRASLQAAGLEEAVVKFPASFVAGVECMRCGRDSEIRRPLPRLRSEELQCRWCRRPGDREGLQLHYLSDSLEVLEAEAAGGEPLQDLTLAQLGFPQLHVYGVQDRRGGMHYFELANDIHEALPNLAKRLS; translated from the coding sequence ATGGCCTTTCACGTTAGAACCAGTGGCCGGCCGGCGGAGACCGCCACCGACCGCCAGGAAAGAATCAGTTGGTGGAGCCAGGAAAAGCTGCGCCAGGCGCGCGTCATGATTGTGGGCGCCGGCGCGCTCGGCAATGAAGTGATCAAGAACCTGGCGCTGGTGGGCGTCGGCTACATGGTGGTCGTTGATTTCGATGACATCGAAATCTCCAATCTCAGCCGCACCGCGCTCTTCCGCCAGGAAGATCTCGGCAAGCGCAAGGCACTGGTGGCGGCGCAGCGCGGCCGCGAGCTCAACGTCGAACCCTCGGCTGCGGTGGAGGCGCTCGACGCCGATCTCGTGTGGGAAGTGGGGCTGGGCCTCTATCGCCGCGTCGATCTTGTGCTCGGCTGCCTGGACAATCTCGAGGCGCGGCTGGCGATGAATCGCGCCTGCCTGCTCACCGGCCGGCCCTTGATCGACGGCGGCATCCGCGAGCTGGCGGGCAGCGTCTACGTGTTTCAACCGCCTTTTCGTTCCTGCTTCAGTTGCGCCACCACCAAACGCGAGCGCGCGGCGGCCCGCTCGCGTTATGATTCCTGCTTTCAGACGCTGCGGCGCGGCTACGCGCAGGGCCGGCTCGCCACCGTGCAGATGACTTCGGCGCTCATTGCCGCGCTGCAGTGCGAACTGGCGCTCAAGTGGCTGCATCAGCGGCTGCCGCTCAACGGCGTTCGCCTGCAATACGACGGCAGCGGCAACAGCCCCTATTTCGACACGACCGCCGTTTCCCGCCGGCCACAATGCGAATGCGAAGCGCTGGCGCCGCTGCCGGATAGCGCCACGATTGCCGGCAGCAGCACGACCACCACGCTGCGCGCGCTGCGCGCAAGCTTGCAGGCCGCCGGCCTCGAAGAGGCCGTGGTCAAATTTCCCGCCAGCTTCGTCGCAGGCGTCGAGTGCATGCGTTGCGGCCGCGACAGCGAAATCCGGCGGCCGCTGCCCCGCCTGCGCAGCGAAGAGTTGCAGTGCCGCTGGTGCCGCCGGCCGGGCGATCGCGAGGGGCTGCAATTGCATTATCTCAGCGACAGCCTGGAAGTGCTGGAAGCGGAGGCCGCGGGCGGCGAGCCGCTGCAAGACCTGACGCTCGCGCAGTTGGGATTCCCCCAACTGCATGTTTATGGCGTGCAGGATCGCCGGGGCGGCATGCACTATTTCGAGCTGGCCAATGACATTCACGAGGCTTTGCCCAATCTCGCGAAGCGACTTTCATGA
- a CDS encoding Mov34/MPN/PAD-1 family protein translates to MPAAPTGSRLYLLNASGINHNAGSVRRLRLPAAGRIGRGAMNLHKLRKLRRRLRFWQHRERKSAGHFLVKERRSYQPRQRSIPAAWPQPPAFRRPQVYINQKTFEKIKQHARRDPAHECFGLLLGNAYFDQAKQILWIHLQEAVPARDTHASLASVEVSTREFQRLNEEVDRIWSDSRGTTRKVGWYHSHPNFGVFMSETDRANQRLFYGQEYHVALVVDPVRDLAGCFRGADSVACDYLLVETAGQESIRIEEEEVPALPAEIETLFRRDSNEAGAHGWRRLLTGFRRWR, encoded by the coding sequence TTGCCCGCAGCGCCAACCGGTTCCCGCCTCTACCTGCTCAATGCGTCCGGCATCAACCACAATGCCGGGAGCGTGCGCCGCTTGCGCTTGCCGGCCGCCGGCCGCATCGGACGTGGCGCCATGAACCTGCACAAGCTTCGCAAACTGCGCCGGCGGCTGCGTTTCTGGCAGCACCGTGAACGCAAATCAGCCGGCCACTTTCTCGTCAAGGAACGCCGCTCCTACCAACCGCGGCAGCGCAGCATTCCGGCCGCGTGGCCGCAGCCGCCTGCCTTCCGCCGCCCGCAAGTTTACATCAATCAGAAAACCTTTGAGAAGATCAAGCAGCATGCGCGGCGCGATCCTGCGCACGAATGCTTCGGGCTGCTGTTAGGCAATGCCTATTTCGATCAGGCAAAACAAATCTTGTGGATCCATCTGCAGGAGGCAGTGCCGGCGCGCGACACGCACGCCAGCCTGGCCAGCGTTGAAGTCTCCACCCGAGAATTTCAACGCCTGAATGAGGAGGTCGACCGCATTTGGAGTGACAGCCGGGGCACGACGCGCAAAGTCGGATGGTATCACTCGCATCCCAATTTCGGCGTTTTCATGTCGGAAACCGATCGCGCCAATCAGCGGCTGTTCTATGGGCAGGAATATCACGTCGCGCTGGTGGTGGATCCGGTGCGCGATTTGGCCGGCTGTTTTCGCGGGGCGGACAGTGTGGCGTGCGATTATTTGCTGGTGGAAACCGCCGGCCAGGAAAGTATCCGGATCGAGGAAGAAGAGGTCCCAGCCTTGCCGGCTGAAATTGAAACCCTGTTCCGCAGAGATTCAAACGAGGCGGGTGCGCACGGTTGGCGCCGCCTGCTGACGGGCTTCCGGCGCTGGCGGTGA